From the genome of Drosophila melanogaster chromosome 2L, one region includes:
- the CG13096 gene encoding uncharacterized protein, isoform A, producing MVKVQKPQPKSLNKSASIEGVVKKKGKPEKTKKLATDATLELASNKKAKNAAPVKKDAIKKEPEVSKKGAEKKQSKAAKRPLILAPPESPAAPAPAAKKSKAKPAASGAPVGKKIEAKKPLILAPPESPVPPKKQEKKTKAAPVKAKKEPAPAKKSVQDPVPSIKKVPAAKKSGQTAALTKKTAKTEKQAAPAKPAKAQPASQLQKKAKAVQKLSKPASPPKSKKALSKSKPGQAKGNAVNKEPAKSKKPVELTFELKAFDEKRFHEIVNENNVTKVCAALKSVVSEEVEKKKNTSIFSDYRYVLQVCSYKIPSCPKRMVKLNLKHSLVGKDDDVALIVPDLQRGAKFDYDPTKQHYEDMLREAGVKQRLTVVPFNQLRNEMGSFEAKRKFLNSYDYLLCDGRLSGQATAFLGKNTQKPRNVLHSLRLSKDNDKLPQEVTRALTRTAFRQLSKGDLIAVPVGNHEITAEQLAENILLVIKQLQEVYPGGLANIRSMYLKIDITGTSALPLYVSMCAPPEDVPYVVGPREQRMLKLKKQANEVLSKFAMTKDAEFIKLTSDQVKRKAQLRKEKAALLAADAAPKDNDGGDAAVPAKKARKESSSEGAKADAESDEEEEVEEAEDSAGESGDEDEEGHDGDDTDEDEDEDDDDDNEDGDDDEDEDDDEEDDDEEDDDDDDDEE from the exons atggttAAAGTACAGAAACCGCAGCCCAAGTCGCTGAACAAGAGCGCCAGCATCGAGGGCGTGGTTAAGAAAAAGGGTAAACCGGAAAAGACCAAGAAACTGGCCACAGACGCTACTCTGGAGTTGGCCAGCaacaaaaaggcaaagaaCGCGGCTCCGGTGAAAAAAGATGCCATCAAGAAGGAGCCGGAGGTGTCCAAGAAGGGAGCCGAGAAGAAGCAGTCAAAAGCGGCCAAGCGCCCACTAATTTTGGCTCCTCCTGAGTCGCCGGCTGCCCCCGCACCAGCGGCGAAGAAGTCTAAGGCAAAGCCGGCCGCTTCTGGGGCTCCGGTCGGCAAAAAGATCGAAGCCAAAAAACCTTTGATTTTGGCTCCTCCAGAATCCCCTGTGCCACCGAAAAAGCAAGAGAAAAAGACTAAAGCTGCTCCTGTGAAAGCCAAAAAAGAGCCAGCACCAGCAAAGAAGTCTGTGCAAGATCCCGTACCTTCTATTAAGAAGGTTCCTGCAGCTAAAAAGTCAGGACAAACTGCTGCACTAACGAAAAAGACtgcgaaaaccgaaaaacaagcAGCACCAGCTAAACCAGCAAAGGCTCAGCCCGCTTCGCAGCTCCAAAAGAAGGCAAAGGCGGTGCAAAAGCTGTCTAAGCCTGCCAGTCCACCCAAATCCAAGAAGGCCCTCAGCAAGTCCAAGCCTGGTCAGGCCAAAGGCAACGCTGTCAACAAAGAGCCTGCCAAGTCTAAAAAACCAGTTGAGCTGACCTTCGAATTGAAGGCCTTTGACGAGAAACGGTTCCACGAGATtgtcaatgaaaataatgTGACGAAGGTGTGCGCGGCATTGAAGTCTGTTGTCTCCGAGGAGGtggaaaagaagaagaacacCTCGATCTTCTCTGATTACCGCTATGTTTTGCAAGTTTGCAGCTACAAGATCCCCAGCTGCCCAAAGCGCATGGTCAAGTTGAATCTGAAGCATTCGTTGGTGGGCAAGGACGACGATGTGGCTCTCATCGTGCCAGATTTGCAGCGTGGAGCCAAGTTTGACTATGATCCCACCAAGCAACACTACGAGGATATGTTGCGAGAGGCTGGTGTGAAACAGCGCCTAACCGTCGTTCCATTCAACCAGCTGCGCAACGAGATGGGTTCCTTTGAGGCCAAGCGCAAGTTCCTCAACAGCTACGACTACCTGTTGTGCGACGGTCGTTTGTCAGGACAGGCTACTGCCTTTTTGGGCAAG AACACCCAGAAGCCCCGCAACGTGCTCCACTCACTGCGTCTGAGCAAGGACAACGATAAGCTGCCACAGGAGGTGACCCGCGCCCTCACCCGCACCGCATTCAGGCAGTTGTCAAAGGGAGATCTAATTGCCGTTCCGGTGGGCAACCACGAAATCACCGCCGAGCAGTTGGCTGAGAACATTCTGCTGGTGATCAAGCAGCTCCAGGAAGTCTATCCGGGTGGACTGGCCAACATTCGTTCGATGTACCTCAAGATCGATATCACGGGAACCAGTGCGCTGCCACTATATGTCAGCATGTGTGCACCACCGGAGGATGTACCATATGTTGTGGGTCCTCGCGAGCAGCGTATGCTCAAGCTTAAGAAGCAGGCCAATGAGGTGCTGTCCAAATTTGCCATGACCAAGGATGCGGAGTTCATTAAGCTCACCAGCGACCAGGTCAAGCGCAAGGCCCAGTTGCGCAAAGAGAAGGCTGCACTGCTGGCTGCTGATGCCGCTCCAAAGGACAATGATGGCGGGGACGCAGCAGTGCCCGCGAAAAAAGCTCGCAAGGAGTCCAGCAGCGAAGGCGCAAAGGCTGATGCAGAAtccgatgaggaggaggaagtTGAGGAGGCAGAGGACAGTGCTGGCGAAAGTGGcgatgaggatgaggagggACATGATGGCGATGATActgatgaagatgaagatgaagatgacgatgacgataaTGAAGATGGTGATGACgatgaggacgaggacgacgatgaggaagacgatgacgaggaagacgatgatgatgatgacgatgaagaGTAA
- the CG13097 gene encoding uncharacterized protein, giving the protein MIGSKKSKEANVFKEIAENFEQLTKNPERFLQPQPEQVNAIEQLIQQTYAVSISEDVANKKELLPELVLEQMDEEQIWQQLEIRNELVFQQVLEQTARLTAMREQHLGIELDDGEEIEEEDEVIQAEDSGDEEQDEESDFSDEDGGLQKQKTAPPKDKRNKRLRNSVVDDTFFKLEEMNEFLEQEDAKEMRRLNSKKRVEQADDIDHFAEDFGLGEDEEDDEEGNVNYADFFDMNEELTEHSKKINKGKQKDFFNENESENENEPDEDANPKEGDSDQSEGDEGDDEPENDQDPDEAASEIDESEFVAKSGIEPASDSDSDSEKEEEEPQPTEPPSQSSNEMREARLFQRIRDYEDIVLGEKPWQLKGEVKAANRPQNSLLEEILDFDSTTRPTAPITEEDNRSIEDIIKQRIRDKAWDDVERTVRPVNTPQEYRKQLVLDQEKSKQSLSQIYEAQYQREMEKLDPNRDADDKTGPEPKEHQEIKRAMRSLFLKLDALSNFHFTPKPVAPEIKIVTNTPAVHMEEVAPLAVSDAKLLAPEEVFRGPKHAPLGKTERDRTDKNRERRKKKQKQRAIHSALEQRELQRAKEGKAPTKKEADAKLLKTITKNRNVQKINASSNDQGALKSSKAFFHKLQDTAAATASKKRPKKDTAKADAKKLKL; this is encoded by the exons atGATTGGAAGTAAAAAATCCAAGGAGGCGAATGTCTTCAAGGAAATCGCAGAGAACTTCGAGCAGCTGACCAAGAATCCAGAGCGTTTTCTCCA GCCACAGCCGGAACAAGTGAATGCCATCGAGCAGCTTATCCAGCAGACATACGCCGTTAGCATCAGCGAGGATGTGGCGAACAAGAAGGAACTGCTGCCGGAATTGGTGCTGGAGCAAATGGACGAGGAGCAGATCTGGCAGCAACTGGAGATTCGCAACGAACTAGTGTTCCAACAGGTGCTGGAGCAAACCGCCAGGCTGACGGCGATGCGCGAGCAGCACCTGGGCATTGAACTGGACGATGGTGAAGAAATAGAGGAAGAAGACGAAGTAATACAAGCTGAAGACTCAGGCGATGAGGAACAAGATGAGGAATCAGACTTCAGCGACGAGGATGGAGGGCTACAAAAGCAGAAGACCGCGCCGCCGAAAGACAAACGAAACAAGCGACTACGCAACTCTGTGGTGGACGATACCTTCTTCAAGTTGGAAGAGATGAATGAGTTCCTGGAGCAGGAGGATGCCAAGGAGATGCGCCGCCTGAACAGCAAGAAACGCGTTGAGCAGGCCGATGATATAGATCATTTCGCAGAGGATTTTGGTCTTGGCGAAGATGAGGAGGACGATGAGGAGGGGAATGTCAACTATGCGGACTTCTTTGACATGAATGAGGAACTGACAGAGCATTCTAAAAAGATTAACAAAGGCAAGCAGAAAGATTTCTTCAATGAAAACGAgagtgaaaatgaaaatgaaccGGATGAGGATGCAAATCCCAAAGAGGGCGATTCTGATCAAAGCGAAGGAGACGAGGGCGATGATGAACCTGAAAATGATCAAGATCCAGATGAGGCGGCCAGCGAAATAGATGAATCCGAATTCGTGGCAAAAAGTGGCATAGAACCTGCCAGCGATTCAGACTCGGATTCGGAGAAAGAAGAGGAGGAGCCACAACCCACAGAGCCACCGTCCCAATCATCCAATGAGATGAGAGAGGCTCGTTTGTTTCAACGCATCCGCGACTACGAAGACATTGTCCTAGGCGAGAAGCCTTGGCAGCTCAAAGGCGAAGTAAAGGCAGCCAATCGGCCCCAGAACTCACTGCTTGAGGAGATTCTCGACTTCGATTCGACCACCAGGCCAACGGCGCCAATCACGGAAGAGGATAACCGCTCCATCGAGGACATAATTAAGCAGCGTATTCGCGACAAAGCATGGGACGATGTGGAGCGCACTGTGCGACCGGTGAACACCCCGCAAGAGTACAGAAAACAACTTGTGCTTGACCAggagaaatcaaaacaatcGCTGTCGCAGATCTACGAGGCGCAGTATCAGcgcgaaatggaaaaactcGATCCCAATCGCGATGCCGATGACAAAACTGGTCCGGAACCGAAAGAACACCAAGAAATCAAGCGGGCAATGCGTTCCCTATTCCTTAAATTGGACGCCCTCTCCAATTTCCACTTCACGCCGAAACCGGTGGCGCCGGAGATCAAGATCGTAACGAACACACCAGCAGTTCACATGGAAGAGGTGGCCCCGCTGGCGGTGAGCGATGCCAAGCTGCTGGCACCCGAGGAGGTGTTCCGCGGACCCAAGCACGCTCCACTTGGCAAGACCGAACGCGATCGAACGGATAAGAACCGCGAGCGCCGCaaaaagaagcaaaagcaGCGGGCCATCCACTCGGCTCTGGAGCAGCGCGAGCTTCAGCGAGCCAAGGAGGGCAAGGCGCCCACAAAGAAGGAAGCGGATGCCAAGCTGCTCAAGACAATCACCAAGAATCGCAATGTTCAAAAG ATCAATGCCAGCAGCAACGACCAGGGAGCTCTGAAGTCCTCAAAGGCTTTCTTCCACAAACTGCAGGATACCGCAGCGGCTACAGCATCCAAAAAGCGACCGAAAAAGGATACCGCCAAGGCGGATGCCAAGAAGCTGAAGCTTTAA